The sequence below is a genomic window from Mycobacterium spongiae.
GCCATGGTCGTGGAATCGGGCGTGCCAACGACCGCCACGGCAATCTCGGTGCGCGACCGTGCAGACGTCAGGGCGTGACGATGTTGAAAGCCGGATTCCCGTGATCGAGCACGCCCAGCATTGACTGCATTGCCGTCTCGTCGCCGGACATCTCGAGCCCGGGCGAAGTGAAGTCGCCCAACGCCGCCAACAGCAGCCGGGGCTTGCTGTCGAGCTTGATTGTGACGATTGCCGTCGTCGGATCGGCAGCCACGTTGCGATGAACAAGCACTCCGTTGCGCAACGTGAGTCGATAGTTGGTGTTGAGATCAGCAAAAAAGATATCGATGGCGAGATCGAGATCCCAGCTACGCGGCCCGTCAACCCGAAGAGCAAGGCTGTCGAAGATCTGCTCGGGCGTCAGCTGGGCAAGCAATGTCGGCGAGGTGGCCTGAACCGCCGTGCCCAAGTTGCCGTCCAGCAATTCGACGGCGCCGCACAGGAAAAAGTTGCGCCACGTTGCGTTTTCGGCCCCATAGGCGAGCTGCTCGAAGGTCTCGGCCAAGAGCTGACGGGCAGCGGCATGGTCGCTGTCGGTGAAGATCACATGGTCGAGCAACGTCGCCGCCCAACGGAAGTCACCCTCGTCGAAGGCTGTCTTGGCGAGTTCGACAACCCGGTCGACCCCGCCCAGGGCTTCGACGTAGCGGGGACCGAGGGCCTCCGGCGGATGGGGCCACAGCCGGGCCGGGTTGCCGTCGAACCATCCCATGTAGCGCTGGTAGACCGCCTTGACGTTGTGGTTCACCGACCCGTAGTAGCCGTGGGTGTGCCACGCCCGCTCCAGCGCCGGTGGCATCTGGAACATCTCGGCAATCTCGACACCCGTGTAACCCTCATTGAGCAGCCGCACCGTCTGGTCATGCAAGTACGCGTACAGGTCTCGTTGCAATGACAGGAATTCGACGATTCGCTCGCGCCCCCAGGTCGGCCAGTGGTGGGAGGCGAACACCACGTCGGTGCGGTCGGCGAACGTGTCGATGGCTTCGGTGAGGTAGCCCGCCCACGCATGCGGGTCGCGCACCAACGCGCCCCGCAACGTGAGCAGGTTGTGCAAGTTATGGGTGGCGTTCTCGGCCATGCACAACGCCCGGAATTGCGGAAAGTAGAAGTGCATCTCGGCGGGGGCCTCGGTGCCCGGCGCCATCTGAAACTCCATCTCGATGCCGTCGATGGTGTGCGTCTCCCCGGTTTCCCGGATATCGAGAGTCGGGTTGATGATCGCTACCTCGCCCGTCGACGGAGTCTGGCCGAGACCACAGCCGACCTGTTCCTGAGGTCCGCGCGCCAGCTGAGTGCCGTACATGTAGGTCGCGCGCCGTGTCATCGCCGGACCCGCGTAGACGTTTTCTTGCACGGCGTGTTCGGTGAAGCCTTCCGGTGCGAGCACCACTACCTTGCCGGCATCCACGTCCGCCTGAGTGGTAACGCCCAGCACGCCGCCGAAATGATCGACGTGGCTGTGGGTGTAGATCACCGCGACAACGGGCCGATCACCGTCACGGTGCGCCCGATAGAGCTTCAGGGCGGCCGCGGCCACCTCGGTGGACACCAAGGGATCGATGACGATGATTCCGGTGTCGCCCTCAATGAAACTGATGTTCGATATGTCGAAGCCACGGACCTGATAGATGCCCGGCACAACTTCGTACAGTCCTTGCTTGGCGGTCAGCGTCGACTGCCGCCACAGGCTGGGGTGTACGGATGTCGGCGCCGGGCCGCCCAAGAACGAGTACACGTCGTTGTCCCACACCACGCGGCCATCGGCCGCCTTGATGACGCAGGGGGACAGCGCGCCGATGAATCCGCGATCGGCATCGTCGAAATCGGTTGTGTCGTCCAGCGGAAGCGAGTGCTGGCTGTGCGCCGACTCGATGACGGCGGTAGGGGGTTTGTGGTCCACCGTCCTTACATTGCCATCAACCCGGCCGCCCCCGAAAGGCCTCGCGGGATCGCGCCGGACCCATGTCAAAGGCCCAAGAGCTAGCGAACTCGAAAAATAATTTCTCGCAGACCCTAGATCTTCGGTCCAGTTAACCCGCATACTCCGAACGGTCCTCAACGACGATGGGCCGCTACAACTGCAAAGGAGCACAGGTGAAGCGTGGACTTAAGGTCGCGGTAGCCGGGGCAGCAATTTTTGTCGCGGGTCTTTCCGGCTGTTCGAGTGACAAATCGGCGACGAGCGGTGAAGAGACCGGGGGTGCAACCACCACGGCGGAAGGCGGCGGAGGCGGTGGCGCTTCCGGACCGAAGGTCATCATCGACGGCCAGGACCAGAACGTAACCGGCACGGTCGTCTGCACGACCGCCGGCGGCAACGTCAACATCGCGATCGGTGGTGCAGCGACCGGAATCGCGGCCGTCCTGACCGACGCCGACCCACCCGAGGTGAAGTCGGTCGGACTTGGCAACGTCAACGGGGTAACTCTCGGCTTCACGTCGGGCACCGGTCAAGGCGAGGCGAAAGCCACCAAGGACGGCAGCACCTACACGATCACCGGTACCGCGACCGGGGTGGACATGGCCAACCCGATGCAACCGGTGAACAAGCCGTTCGAAATTGACGTGACCTGTTCCTAGCGGCCTAAGCGGGGACTTAGCGGCCGTAAAACGGCCCGCTGAGGAGCCGGGGATATTAGGCGAAGTACGACGCAGGCGGTTGCCACCCATCGAGTGGCAACCGCACTGCGAACTCGGTATGACCGGGCGAGCTCTTGACGGTGATCGTTCCGTCGTGCGCCTTGACCACCGCGGAAACGATTGCCAGACCGAGTCCGGTACTGCCCGCCTTGCGAGAGCGTGAGGTATCGCCGCGCACAAACCGCTCGAATACCTCCGATTGTCGCGCCGGAGGGATTCCCGGGCCGTTATCGGTGACCTGGAGCACCGCGTGAGTCGGCTCGGTAGTCAGCTGGGTCGTCACCAGGGTGCCCGCGCCGGTGTGGATGCGGGCGTTGGCAAGAAGATTTGTCACCACTTGGTGCAACCGCGCCGCGTCGCCCGGGACCACCACCGGCTCGTCCGGCAATTCGAGGGCCCATTGGTGCTCGGGGCCAGCGACGTGCGCGTCGTTGACCGCGTCGACGGCAAGCCGTGACAGGTCCACCGGTTCCCGTTGCAGTGGTCTGCCCGAGTCCAAGCGCGCAAGCAGCAACAGATCCTCGACGAGATGAGTAATTCGAGCGGTCTCCGATTCCACCCGGCTCATGGCGTGCGCGAGCGCCTCGCGATCTCCACCGCCGAGGCCCATGCGCTGCGCCAATTCGGTGTATCCGCGAATCGCCGCGAGCGGGGTTCGCAGTTCGTGACTGGCGTCGGCGACGAACTGGCGAACCCGGGTCTCGCTGGCCTGCCGGGTGGACAGCGCCGCCGCGATATGGTCGAGCATTCGATTCACCGCTGAGCCGAGTTGGCCCACTTCGGTGTAGGGATTCGCGTCCCGCTCAGGCACCCGAACCGGCAGTTCGACCTCGCCGCGGTGCAACGGCAGGTCGGCAACCGCACTCGCGGCTTGCGCGACGCGCCGCAGCGGCGCCAGTGCACGCCTGATGATGACGATCCCGGCTGTGGTTGCGGCCACAAGCGCAACCGCGGTGACGATCGCGAAGATGATCAGCATCTGGAACATGGTCGCGTCGATGTCCTCCATCGACAGGCCAGTGACAATCACGTCGTCGCCGCGCCGGCTCGGAGCGGCGACGGCGCGGTAGCGGCCGAGACCGTCGAGGTTCACGGTCACCGGGGTGCGGCTGCTGGCGATAGCAACCAGCTGGGCCTGTGCGGCGCGGCTCACCTCGGCCCGGCGTCCGCTGCTGGTCAGGTAGCCGGCATCAACCGTCCGGCCGTCGCTGACCACGGCGCCGACCATGCCCGCGGGCTGGCCGGGGGCATCGAGGAAACCCGGTCCGGGGCCTGGCCTCATATGATCGCGCCTTACGTGTCGCCACCATCGCGGCTCGGGGCTCATCAGCGACGACCGGAACGAGGTCCCGCCGAGCTGGCTGTCGAGCTGTTCCACGAGGTGGTGGCGCAGCGCTAGTTCGGTTGCCGCGGTGATCCCGACACAGACCAGCGCGAGAACGACAACCTGGCCAATCACCAACCGCAGGCGAAGCGACCAAAACCGTGGGCTGCTAGCGGGCAGGCTTGAGGACATAGCCCGCGCCGCGCAGCGTGTGGATCATGGGCTCGCGACCATGGTCGATCTTCTTGCGCAGGTATGAGATGTAAAGCTCGACGATGTTGGACCGTCCGCCGAAGTCGTAGCTCCAGACGCGGTCCAGAATCTGGGCCTTGCTCAGCACTCGCTTTGAGTTGCGCATCATGAACCTCAGCAGCTCGAACTCAGTGGACGTCAAGGAGACCGGTTCGCCAGCGCGCATCACCTCATGGCTGTCCTCGTCCAGCACCAAGTCGCCGACCACGAGTTGGGCGCCGCTGTCGATCGTGGTCACCCCGGTGCGCCGCAGCAGCGCCCGCAGCCGCAGCACCACCTCCTCGATGCTGAACGGCTTGGTGACGTAGTCGTCGCCGCCCGCGGTCAACCCAGCAATGCGATCCTCAACCGCATCCTTGGCCGTCAGCAGGAGCACCGGCAGGTGTGGGTGTTCTCTGCGTAGTTTGTGGAGCACCTCGAGCCCACTGACATCGGGCAGCATCACGTCAAGCACAACCACGTCCGGGCGCTGCGCGCGCGCCGCCGCGATCGCCGATTCCCCGTCGCCCGCGGTCGCGATGTTCCAGCCCTCGTAGCGCAAGGCCATCGAGACCATCTCGGCCAGAACGGGCTCGTCGTCGACGACCAACACCGTGACCGGTTGACCATCAGCGCGGCACATGACAACGCGCTCAACCGCGGTTCGGGGCTGCGTCATACTTTCAAGTATGCGCGCATGGCTGGATCGAGGCTATGTGGTTTCTGTATGTGGCCTGTGAACTGTTGGCTTCGGTGCCCGCCAAGCCCGCACACAAACCGAGGATGGGTAACACGGCGCCACTGGGGCCAGCAAAATCCGCTACAACGCGGATTGACGCTCAGACAATTTTGTTGAACTGGGCTCCGGCAAACGGCAATCCGTGACCTTCGGATTGACCCCCAGATAATTTACGGGCCCCGCGACCACGGTCAGTGCGATGGTTCCCAGCGTTGCGCAATTCGTTTCCCCACCTTCGAAGTAGTCACGCTGCCATGCCGCGAAGACGCCGATCAGCAACCACACCACAGCAATCGCGCTGAACCCCCTGCCACCTCGCATAGTGATCTCCTTCGCGTCCGAGAAATGCCCGCACCACCAATACCGGACCAAAACCTCCGCGGTGACTCGTGCCTGAGGCTACCGCCTGCGCACCGGAGTTGTCGCCCCCTGACCGGCCGCCCCGCCGGCACCGCAGCAAATACCGCTCGATCAGTTCGGCTGCGAGGCTAGTCGGGAAATCGAGCGGCAAGCCACGCGGCGGCTCGCGTCTTGGATGCGCGCGACAACCAAGCGTCCTGAATCAGCTCAGCTAATTCCGCGGCGGTGATTTCCGCCAACCGACTTGCCCGCACCAATACGGAAAGGTGTCCGTCGAAATGGGCTGTGGTGAAGAACGGTGATGCGGGATCCTGCACCAAGGCCAGCTTGTCGCTCTCTGACTCCACCCAGAGCATGATGACGTCGGGATAGCGTTCCCCGGTGGCTGGGTCGGTCGCATCTGGCCGCGGTGTTCGAAAGAACACGAACGACTTTCCGCCGACCTGATAGATGGGGTTACCCTTGGGTCCCTCCAGCCGTTTGACGTGGGGCATCGACGCCGCGACGCGGTGCACGTCGTCCACTCCGGCTGGTCGATCGGCCATAGCGGTGACCATACCTAGCGAGCACGGAGTCCCTTGGATAATTCGTTCCCTACCGGTCCTATCGATCGGCGTTCACGACGGCGTTTGTCACACGCACGATGTCGCGCGTGACGCCTAGGACCCCGGGCACCTTAGCGCCGGGCGGATACAAATTGGGTTGGCATCGATGCGCTTTCGCTGTCATAGGAGACCTCCCGCCCATAGCGGGTGAGCAGCTCGGTGAACGTTGTTGCCGAGACCTCCCAACCACGTTCATCGAGCCATTCGGCGAGGGCCGTGCGCTCCTCGGCATACCAAAGATCCTCGAACTCCGGGACGTCGGTATCGATCAGTTTGGCGGCCGCGTCGCGCACACCTTGCATCTCTTCGCGCATCCGTCGCACACCTTCGGGGTCGAAGGAGCCGCTGGCAGGCACGTTGGAAGCCACCCAGCTGCCCGGGGCGCTGAGTGCATGTACGCGCTCGAACAAGAGGTCCTGAGCCCGCGCGGGCAGGTAGCGCACCAGCCCCTCGGCCGACCAGGCGCAGGGTTGGGATGGGTCGAATCCAGCCTGCTGCAGCGCCATTGGCCAATCTTGACGCAGATCAACCGGTATGTTCTCCACGCGTGCGATCGGATGCGCACCGTGCTCGCGCAACGTGGTGGACTTGAATTCCAGCACCTTGGGCTGGTCCAGCTCGTAGACAACGGTCCCGTCCGGCCACGGTAGCCGCCACGCGCGCGAGTCCAGACCCGACGCCAGAATCACCACCTGCCGAACGCCGCTGGCGGCGGCGCCGAGGAAGAAGTCGTCGAAGAACGCCGTCCGCATGGCCATGAAGTCGATCATCAGCCGGACGCGATCGCGCACACTCGGCTCGATGTCCGTGTTGTCGGCGAGCAGTGCGGTATTGGAGTAGACGTTCCAGATCCCGACGCCCGCCGCATCCACAAAGACCCGCGCGAATGGGTCGTTGATCACCGCGTTGTCGCTCTCGGTCTCGGCAGCACGCGCGGCCGCCACGCCTAGCGCGGTCACTCCGACACTCTCGGTGATAGCCCAGGAATCGTTGTCAGTTCGCGTCATAGCCCGTACCTCCCCACGCCAGAAAGTGAGTTTCGGTAACTATTCTTCCAGCCGCCGCGGGCTCCGACCTGGCCTCAAGAATGCCCTACGCTTTTTCCCAGACGGTCGACAGGTTGCAGCAGAGGAGTGTCATGGGGCCTGCCTGGGGAGCTGCGCCGCCACGGACGCCGCAGGAAGTATTCGCCCACCACGTCCAGGCTCTCGCCGCTGGCGAGCTCGATGAGATCGTCGCCGACTACACCGACGAATCCTTTGTGGTCACCGCGGACGGCGTCGCGCGCGGCGCGGATGGCGTCCGGGAGGTGTTCGTCAGGTTGCTGACCGACGTGCCGAACGCGACGTGGAACGTGAAGACTCAAATCTTCGAAGGTGACGTGCTGTTCCTCGAGTGGACCGCGGATTCAGCCGGCAGCAGGGTGGACGATGGTGTCGACACTTTCGTGTTTCGGGACGGCATGATCTGGGCGCAGACCGTCCGGTATACGGCGCGCGCCAAGGGCTGACGGTCGCGCGGCGAAGGAGGTTCGGGCACATGGACGCGCAGCGCCTCGACGTAAATCTGGAAGCGGTCGCGGACTGGATGTCCGAACGGGGCCTGGGCGAGGGTCCCGTGGACGAGGCTGTCCCGGTCACTGGTGGAACCCAGAACGTGATGGTTCGGTTCAGCAGGTCCGGACGTTCCTATGTGCTGCGTCGCGGACCGCGTCACCTTCGGTCGCGCAGCAACACCGTGATCCTGCGGGAGACGCGGGTGCTCGCCGCGCTGGCCGCAACCGATGTTCCGCACCCACGGCTGATCGCGACATGTGACGATCCCGATGTCCTCGGTGACGCCGTCTTCTACCTGATGGATCCCGTCGACGGATTCAACGCAGGCGAGGGCCTGCCTCCGCTGCACGCGGGCGATGCCGAGGTGCGGTTCCAGATGGGGTTGTCGATGGCCGACGCGCTGGCCCAACTTGGCGCCGTAGACCACGTCGACGTCGGTCTCGCCGACTTCGGCAAACCCGAGGGATTCCTGCAACGACAGGTGCCGCGCTGGATCGCCGAGCTGGAGTCCTACCAGCAGTACGACGGCTACCCGGGTCCGCAGATCCCAGGCGTCGAGCAGGTAGCCGCTTGGCTGGAGAGCCATCGACCGGCAACGTGGAAGCCCGGCATCATGCATGGCGACTACCACGCGGCCAACGTGATGTTCTCCCGCACCGGGCCGGACGTGG
It includes:
- a CDS encoding alkyl/aryl-sulfatase yields the protein MDHKPPTAVIESAHSQHSLPLDDTTDFDDADRGFIGALSPCVIKAADGRVVWDNDVYSFLGGPAPTSVHPSLWRQSTLTAKQGLYEVVPGIYQVRGFDISNISFIEGDTGIIVIDPLVSTEVAAAALKLYRAHRDGDRPVVAVIYTHSHVDHFGGVLGVTTQADVDAGKVVVLAPEGFTEHAVQENVYAGPAMTRRATYMYGTQLARGPQEQVGCGLGQTPSTGEVAIINPTLDIRETGETHTIDGIEMEFQMAPGTEAPAEMHFYFPQFRALCMAENATHNLHNLLTLRGALVRDPHAWAGYLTEAIDTFADRTDVVFASHHWPTWGRERIVEFLSLQRDLYAYLHDQTVRLLNEGYTGVEIAEMFQMPPALERAWHTHGYYGSVNHNVKAVYQRYMGWFDGNPARLWPHPPEALGPRYVEALGGVDRVVELAKTAFDEGDFRWAATLLDHVIFTDSDHAAARQLLAETFEQLAYGAENATWRNFFLCGAVELLDGNLGTAVQATSPTLLAQLTPEQIFDSLALRVDGPRSWDLDLAIDIFFADLNTNYRLTLRNGVLVHRNVAADPTTAIVTIKLDSKPRLLLAALGDFTSPGLEMSGDETAMQSMLGVLDHGNPAFNIVTP
- a CDS encoding lipoprotein LpqH, which encodes MKRGLKVAVAGAAIFVAGLSGCSSDKSATSGEETGGATTTAEGGGGGGASGPKVIIDGQDQNVTGTVVCTTAGGNVNIAIGGAATGIAAVLTDADPPEVKSVGLGNVNGVTLGFTSGTGQGEAKATKDGSTYTITGTATGVDMANPMQPVNKPFEIDVTCS
- a CDS encoding sensor histidine kinase translates to MSSSLPASSPRFWSLRLRLVIGQVVVLALVCVGITAATELALRHHLVEQLDSQLGGTSFRSSLMSPEPRWWRHVRRDHMRPGPGPGFLDAPGQPAGMVGAVVSDGRTVDAGYLTSSGRRAEVSRAAQAQLVAIASSRTPVTVNLDGLGRYRAVAAPSRRGDDVIVTGLSMEDIDATMFQMLIIFAIVTAVALVAATTAGIVIIRRALAPLRRVAQAASAVADLPLHRGEVELPVRVPERDANPYTEVGQLGSAVNRMLDHIAAALSTRQASETRVRQFVADASHELRTPLAAIRGYTELAQRMGLGGGDREALAHAMSRVESETARITHLVEDLLLLARLDSGRPLQREPVDLSRLAVDAVNDAHVAGPEHQWALELPDEPVVVPGDAARLHQVVTNLLANARIHTGAGTLVTTQLTTEPTHAVLQVTDNGPGIPPARQSEVFERFVRGDTSRSRKAGSTGLGLAIVSAVVKAHDGTITVKSSPGHTEFAVRLPLDGWQPPASYFA
- the tcrX gene encoding two-component system response regulator TcrX, with protein sequence MCRADGQPVTVLVVDDEPVLAEMVSMALRYEGWNIATAGDGESAIAAARAQRPDVVVLDVMLPDVSGLEVLHKLRREHPHLPVLLLTAKDAVEDRIAGLTAGGDDYVTKPFSIEEVVLRLRALLRRTGVTTIDSGAQLVVGDLVLDEDSHEVMRAGEPVSLTSTEFELLRFMMRNSKRVLSKAQILDRVWSYDFGGRSNIVELYISYLRKKIDHGREPMIHTLRGAGYVLKPAR
- a CDS encoding MmcQ/YjbR family DNA-binding protein, encoding MADRPAGVDDVHRVAASMPHVKRLEGPKGNPIYQVGGKSFVFFRTPRPDATDPATGERYPDVIMLWVESESDKLALVQDPASPFFTTAHFDGHLSVLVRASRLAEITAAELAELIQDAWLSRASKTRAAAWLAARFPD
- a CDS encoding class I SAM-dependent methyltransferase, which translates into the protein MTRTDNDSWAITESVGVTALGVAAARAAETESDNAVINDPFARVFVDAAGVGIWNVYSNTALLADNTDIEPSVRDRVRLMIDFMAMRTAFFDDFFLGAAASGVRQVVILASGLDSRAWRLPWPDGTVVYELDQPKVLEFKSTTLREHGAHPIARVENIPVDLRQDWPMALQQAGFDPSQPCAWSAEGLVRYLPARAQDLLFERVHALSAPGSWVASNVPASGSFDPEGVRRMREEMQGVRDAAAKLIDTDVPEFEDLWYAEERTALAEWLDERGWEVSATTFTELLTRYGREVSYDSESASMPTQFVSARR
- a CDS encoding nuclear transport factor 2 family protein → MGPAWGAAPPRTPQEVFAHHVQALAAGELDEIVADYTDESFVVTADGVARGADGVREVFVRLLTDVPNATWNVKTQIFEGDVLFLEWTADSAGSRVDDGVDTFVFRDGMIWAQTVRYTARAKG
- a CDS encoding phosphotransferase family protein; translation: MDAQRLDVNLEAVADWMSERGLGEGPVDEAVPVTGGTQNVMVRFSRSGRSYVLRRGPRHLRSRSNTVILRETRVLAALAATDVPHPRLIATCDDPDVLGDAVFYLMDPVDGFNAGEGLPPLHAGDAEVRFQMGLSMADALAQLGAVDHVDVGLADFGKPEGFLQRQVPRWIAELESYQQYDGYPGPQIPGVEQVAAWLESHRPATWKPGIMHGDYHAANVMFSRTGPDVVAIVDWEMCTIGDPLLDLGWLLATWRQSDGSSVFSHSLGGHSGLASTDDLLHRYAANTTRDLSHITWYTVLACFKLGIVIEGTLARACAGQAEKEVGDQLHAATVHLFERAVNLIDAPH